Proteins co-encoded in one Cupriavidus nantongensis genomic window:
- the pepE gene encoding dipeptidase PepE, producing MELLLLSNSSSDAGYLVHAHDAIRELAGGRTRACFLPFAGVTRDWDSYEALVRDALAPAGIAAQSTHRLADADCVRAVAAAELIVIGGGNTFRLLQCLRERGLLPVIARQVAAGAARYIGWSAGTNVACPTIRTTNDMPVAEPGGLDALGLVPFQINPHYFNLVVPGFRGETRDQRLAEFTVLQPQTPVLGLPEGNWVRVSGERMEMGGAHRARWFLGQQIVDIAPGALSVPACAAAV from the coding sequence ATGGAACTCCTGTTACTCAGCAACTCCTCCAGCGACGCGGGCTACCTCGTCCATGCCCACGACGCAATCCGCGAACTGGCCGGCGGGCGCACCCGTGCCTGCTTCCTGCCGTTCGCCGGCGTCACGCGCGACTGGGACAGCTACGAAGCGCTGGTGCGCGACGCACTGGCCCCGGCCGGCATCGCCGCGCAATCGACGCACCGGCTCGCCGATGCCGACTGCGTGCGGGCGGTGGCAGCGGCCGAACTGATCGTCATCGGCGGCGGCAACACCTTCCGCCTGCTGCAATGCCTGCGCGAGCGCGGCCTGCTGCCCGTGATCGCGCGCCAGGTGGCCGCGGGCGCCGCCCGCTATATCGGCTGGAGCGCCGGCACCAATGTCGCCTGCCCGACCATCCGCACCACCAACGACATGCCGGTTGCGGAACCCGGCGGCCTTGATGCGCTCGGGCTGGTGCCGTTCCAGATCAACCCGCACTACTTCAACCTGGTGGTGCCGGGCTTCCGCGGCGAAACGCGCGACCAGCGCCTGGCCGAGTTCACGGTGCTGCAGCCGCAGACGCCGGTGCTGGGTTTGCCCGAAGGCAACTGGGTGCGGGTCTCGGGCGAGCGCATGGAGATGGGCGGCGCGCATCGCGCACGCTGGTTCCTTGGCCAGCAGATCGTCGACATTGCTCCCGGCGCATTGTCCGTGCCGGCCTGCGCCGCCGCCGTCTGA
- a CDS encoding DUF1177 domain-containing protein — protein MSIKQVIESIELLSAANVDGAAVATLLRARGIRDVTVTRVEENGLYTDFLACTLPGRNHDAPALGVVGRLGGVGARPAVTGLVSDADGAIVAVATALKLADMAAGGDVLAGPVRIHTHICPHAATRPHQPVPMMKSPFAMRTMMSHEVHPDMAAILSVDTTRGNRFVNRRGVALTPVAKQGWLLRLPERMLDLMGWVSGELPMVLPLTTQDITPYENGLWHVNSIMQPAIVTAAPVVGVALTAQTTVPGCATGVTNAFDIDVATRFCIEVAKQFGQGQCAFYDAGEWAELQRRYGSLAHLQTVGTEA, from the coding sequence ATGTCCATCAAGCAGGTCATTGAATCGATCGAGCTGCTGTCCGCAGCCAACGTCGACGGCGCAGCCGTCGCCACTTTGCTGCGTGCCCGCGGCATCCGCGACGTCACGGTGACGCGCGTGGAAGAGAACGGCCTCTACACCGACTTCCTCGCCTGCACCCTGCCCGGCCGCAACCACGATGCGCCCGCGCTGGGCGTGGTCGGCCGCCTCGGCGGCGTCGGTGCGCGCCCGGCCGTGACCGGCCTGGTGTCGGATGCCGACGGCGCCATCGTCGCCGTCGCCACCGCGCTCAAGCTGGCCGACATGGCCGCCGGCGGCGATGTGCTGGCCGGCCCGGTGCGGATCCATACCCACATCTGCCCGCACGCCGCCACGCGGCCGCACCAGCCGGTGCCGATGATGAAATCGCCGTTCGCGATGCGCACGATGATGTCGCACGAAGTGCATCCCGACATGGCGGCGATCCTGTCGGTCGACACCACGCGCGGCAACCGCTTCGTCAACCGCCGCGGCGTGGCGTTGACGCCGGTGGCCAAGCAAGGCTGGCTGCTGCGCCTGCCGGAGCGGATGCTGGACCTGATGGGCTGGGTCAGCGGCGAGCTGCCGATGGTGCTGCCGCTGACCACGCAGGACATCACCCCGTATGAGAATGGCTTGTGGCATGTCAACTCGATCATGCAGCCGGCCATCGTCACCGCCGCGCCGGTGGTGGGCGTGGCGCTGACCGCGCAGACCACCGTGCCGGGATGCGCCACCGGCGTCACCAACGCCTTCGACATCGATGTGGCAACGCGCTTCTGCATCGAGGTCGCCAAGCAGTTCGGCCAGGGCCAGTGCGCCTTCTACGATGCCGGGGAATGGGCCGAGCTGCAGCGGCGCTACGGCTCGCTCGCGCACCTGCAGACCGTCGGGACCGAAGCATGA
- a CDS encoding AroM family protein, with protein MTAAAPRLPRVAFVTIGQSPRTDVVPQMMADLGLPAEVEEFGILDALGPDEIAALAPAAGEYRFASRLRDGTQAVMGKPVAEAMLARLMASLDDGRFDALVPLCTGTALPPMQTLVLEPQQVVDHLTVALAQGCRRLGIVLPLQAQVNDFHLIQPVPCELRVTHASPYTDSADTDTGGFAQAGAALRGCDLVVMHCMGYTEAMRATVARHAQAPVLLSNRMVARLLGQVLAGAAA; from the coding sequence ATGACCGCGGCCGCCCCACGCCTGCCGCGCGTGGCCTTCGTCACCATCGGGCAGTCGCCGCGGACCGACGTGGTGCCGCAGATGATGGCCGACCTGGGCCTGCCGGCCGAGGTCGAAGAATTCGGCATCCTCGACGCGCTGGGCCCCGACGAGATCGCCGCGCTGGCGCCCGCCGCCGGCGAATACCGCTTCGCCAGCCGCCTGCGCGACGGCACCCAGGCGGTGATGGGCAAGCCGGTGGCCGAGGCCATGCTGGCGCGGCTGATGGCCTCGCTCGACGACGGCCGCTTCGACGCGCTGGTGCCGCTGTGCACCGGCACCGCGCTGCCGCCGATGCAGACGCTGGTGCTGGAGCCGCAGCAGGTGGTCGACCACCTGACGGTGGCGCTGGCGCAGGGCTGCAGGCGGCTCGGCATCGTGCTGCCGCTGCAGGCGCAGGTGAACGACTTTCACCTGATCCAGCCGGTGCCCTGCGAACTGCGCGTCACGCATGCATCGCCTTACACCGACAGCGCGGATACCGACACCGGCGGCTTCGCGCAGGCGGGTGCGGCGCTGCGCGGCTGCGACCTGGTGGTGATGCACTGCATGGGCTACACCGAAGCCATGCGCGCCACGGTGGCGCGCCATGCGCAGGCGCCGGTACTGCTGTCGAACCGCATGGTGGCACGGCTGCTGGGACAGGTACTGGCTGGTGCGGCGGCCTGA
- a CDS encoding Bug family tripartite tricarboxylate transporter substrate binding protein, translating to MEKVAKWRKPLASGMMWIGLAAAMAPAAQAQEWKPAKPVRLLVGFAPGGSADLLARLVQAPLSESLGVPVVVENVPGAGGNIAADKLAKAPADGYTIGMGAAGAMAVTHVLNPKGTPYKADDFTPIAMLATQPNVVIVNPALPVKTMADFAAYVKKTPQVTYGTAGVGTSNHLIAETMLHRLGIDMVHAPYKGATPVITDLMGGHIAMTVDNITTAAALAKSGKVKALAVTGSKRSPLLPEVPTLAESGLKDFNMPTWQGIFGPKDLPKAIVARYNQALVKALANPEVKKKMAEFGSEPVGDTPEHFAGFLVQDRKMWAEVIKTAKVTLE from the coding sequence ATGGAAAAGGTAGCAAAGTGGAGGAAGCCGCTGGCAAGCGGCATGATGTGGATCGGCCTGGCCGCCGCGATGGCCCCGGCCGCGCAGGCGCAGGAATGGAAGCCGGCAAAGCCGGTGCGCCTGCTGGTGGGCTTTGCCCCGGGCGGTTCGGCCGACCTGCTGGCGCGGCTGGTGCAGGCGCCGCTGTCGGAAAGCCTGGGCGTGCCGGTGGTGGTGGAAAACGTGCCCGGCGCGGGCGGCAATATCGCCGCCGACAAGCTGGCCAAGGCGCCGGCCGACGGCTACACCATCGGCATGGGCGCCGCCGGCGCGATGGCGGTGACCCACGTGCTCAATCCCAAGGGCACGCCGTACAAGGCCGATGACTTCACCCCCATCGCCATGCTGGCGACGCAGCCCAATGTCGTGATCGTCAACCCGGCCCTGCCGGTCAAGACCATGGCCGACTTCGCCGCGTACGTCAAAAAGACGCCGCAAGTCACCTATGGCACTGCCGGCGTCGGCACCTCGAACCACCTGATCGCCGAGACCATGCTGCACCGCCTCGGCATCGACATGGTCCACGCGCCGTACAAGGGCGCGACGCCGGTGATCACCGACCTGATGGGCGGCCATATCGCCATGACGGTCGATAACATCACCACCGCCGCGGCGCTGGCCAAGAGCGGCAAGGTCAAGGCGCTGGCGGTCACCGGCAGCAAGCGCTCGCCGTTGCTGCCCGAGGTGCCGACGCTGGCCGAGAGCGGCCTGAAGGACTTCAACATGCCGACCTGGCAAGGCATCTTCGGGCCGAAGGACCTGCCCAAAGCGATCGTGGCCCGCTACAACCAGGCCCTGGTCAAGGCGCTGGCGAATCCGGAAGTGAAGAAAAAGATGGCGGAGTTCGGCTCGGAACCGGTCGGCGACACGCCCGAGCACTTCGCCGGCTTCCTGGTGCAGGACCGCAAGATGTGGGCCGAGGTGATCAAGACGGCCAAGGTCACCCTGGAATAA
- the truB gene encoding tRNA pseudouridine(55) synthase TruB — translation MTDSNANRPPRLPRREVHGVLLLDKPLGLSSNDALVRAKRLLRAAKAGHTGTLDPLATGLLPLCFGEATKFSQDLLEADKTYDAEVRLGARSSTGDAEGELLDVRAVTCDRAAVERVLASFVGEIEQVPPMHSALKKDGRPLYEYARAGQTVERAARRVTIRSIALLDCALPEAPSFTMRVTCSKGTYIRTLAEDIGEALGCGAHLTGLRRIAVGDLTLDGAVTLAQIEAQDDAQRPAMLAPVDALLQKCVPVQLDAAAAGRFLQGQRIAQRDLPAGTVLAEDSLARVYAGEPARLLGVARMREGALRPERLVKL, via the coding sequence ATGACCGATTCCAACGCCAACCGTCCGCCGCGCCTGCCGCGCCGCGAGGTCCATGGTGTGCTGCTGCTCGACAAGCCGCTGGGGCTTTCGTCCAACGACGCGCTGGTGCGCGCCAAGCGCCTGTTGCGCGCGGCCAAGGCCGGCCATACCGGCACGCTGGATCCGCTCGCCACCGGGCTGCTGCCGCTGTGCTTCGGCGAAGCCACCAAGTTCTCGCAGGACCTGCTCGAAGCGGACAAGACCTATGACGCCGAAGTGCGGCTGGGCGCGCGCTCCAGCACCGGCGATGCCGAAGGCGAGCTGCTCGACGTGCGCGCGGTCACGTGCGACCGCGCCGCGGTGGAGCGTGTGCTGGCAAGCTTTGTCGGCGAGATCGAGCAAGTGCCGCCGATGCATTCGGCGCTGAAGAAGGACGGCCGTCCGCTGTACGAATACGCGCGCGCCGGCCAGACCGTGGAGCGCGCGGCGCGCCGCGTCACGATCCGTTCGATTGCATTGCTGGACTGCGCCTTGCCCGAGGCCCCGTCGTTCACGATGCGGGTGACCTGCAGCAAGGGCACCTATATCCGCACGCTGGCCGAGGATATCGGCGAAGCGCTGGGTTGCGGCGCGCACCTGACCGGGCTGCGCCGCATTGCCGTGGGCGACCTGACCCTCGACGGCGCGGTGACGCTGGCCCAGATCGAAGCGCAGGACGATGCGCAGCGTCCGGCCATGCTGGCGCCGGTCGATGCCCTGCTGCAGAAATGCGTGCCGGTGCAGCTGGATGCGGCGGCGGCGGGGCGCTTCCTGCAGGGCCAGCGCATTGCCCAGCGCGACCTGCCGGCCGGCACCGTGCTGGCCGAGGACAGCCTGGCGCGGGTCTATGCCGGCGAGCCCGCGCGGCTGCTGGGCGTGGCACGCATGCGCGAAGGCGCGTTGCGGCCGGAGCGGCTGGTCAAGCTGTGA
- the rbfA gene encoding 30S ribosome-binding factor RbfA: MAKKGNISSRNLRISDQIQKDLAEMIQRELRDPRLGLVTLQSVTLTPDYAHAKVYFTVLGADAAEAAAILNEKAGYLHSLLFKRLHIHTVPTLHFHHDTSVEHAIEMSRLINEANATRSKDED, from the coding sequence ATGGCCAAGAAAGGCAATATCTCCTCCCGCAATCTCCGCATCTCCGACCAGATCCAGAAGGACCTGGCCGAGATGATCCAGCGCGAACTGCGCGACCCGCGCCTCGGCCTGGTCACGCTGCAGTCGGTCACGCTGACGCCCGACTACGCGCACGCCAAGGTCTACTTCACCGTGCTGGGCGCCGACGCGGCCGAAGCCGCCGCGATCCTGAACGAGAAGGCCGGCTACCTGCACTCGCTGCTGTTCAAGCGCCTGCATATCCATACCGTGCCGACGCTGCATTTCCATCACGACACCTCGGTCGAACACGCGATCGAGATGTCCAGGCTGATCAACGAAGCGAACGCCACGCGTTCGAAAGACGAAGACTGA
- the infB gene encoding translation initiation factor IF-2, whose translation MASTTVAQLAAELSRSAAALLEQLQAAGVGKATPEDIITESDKTRLLDYLKRSHGQADDSARKKITLTKRETSEIRQSDATGKTRTVQVEVRKKRVLIKRDDAAPEAQADGAEAQAQVVDAAEEARREAEERRQAEQLARQEAEAKAAREAAEREEAERRARQEALEAEQRRQAELAARKAEEEAAASRAVTEANEDTSRKKAEDEKARVAAERAEAQKAADEAKAAADKARAEQEVAARKRREAAEAEARAIQQMLNAPARVLKAPSERKAEEKKAEQTGTLHKPVKPAGTEAKPGEKKPVTATATTTDKKGKVVKAGTSSTWQDEGSRKKGSGLKTRGDSSGGVGGWRGGPRGRGGRQQQHDDSRSNFQAPTEPVVREVHVPETISVADLAHKMAVKASEVIKQMMKLGQMVTINQVLDQETAMIVVEEMGHKAYAAKLDDPEALLVVDGEEHEDAELLPRPPVVTVMGHVDHGKTSLLDYIRRTKVAAGEAGGITQHIGAYHVETDRGVITFLDTPGHEAFTAMRARGAKATDIVILVVAADDGVMPQTKEAIAHAKAAGVPIVVAINKVDKPEANPDRVKQELVAEQVVPEEYGGDSPFVPVSAKTGAGIEDLLEQVSLQAEVLELKAPVDAPAKGLVVEAQLDKGKGPIATILVSSGTLKRGDVVLAGSAYGRVRAMLDENGKATKEAGPSIPVEIQGLSEVPAAGEEVLVLPDERKAREIALFRQGKFRDVKLAKQQAAKLENMLEQMAEGEVQTLPLIVKADVQGSQEALVQSLQKLSTAEVRVQIVHGGVGGISESDVNLATASKAVIIGFNVRADAGARKLAEHNGIDIRYYNIIYDAVDEIKAAMSGMLAPEKRETTTGTVEVRQVFRVPKVGTVAGCMVTDGVVKRNSLVRVLRNNVVIHDGELDSLKRFKDDVKEVKQGFECGLSIKNFNDVQEGDQLEVYEITEVARTL comes from the coding sequence ATGGCAAGCACAACAGTTGCCCAACTGGCCGCAGAACTGAGTCGCAGCGCAGCTGCCCTGCTGGAACAATTGCAGGCGGCTGGGGTGGGCAAAGCGACGCCAGAAGACATCATCACGGAATCGGATAAGACCAGGCTGCTGGACTATCTGAAGCGCTCGCACGGCCAGGCCGACGACAGCGCCCGCAAGAAGATCACACTGACCAAGCGCGAAACCTCCGAGATCCGCCAGTCGGACGCCACCGGCAAGACCCGCACGGTCCAGGTGGAAGTGCGCAAGAAGCGCGTGCTGATCAAGCGCGACGACGCTGCGCCGGAAGCCCAGGCCGATGGCGCCGAGGCCCAGGCCCAGGTCGTCGACGCCGCCGAGGAGGCGCGCCGCGAAGCGGAAGAGCGCCGCCAGGCCGAACAGCTGGCGCGCCAGGAAGCCGAGGCCAAGGCTGCCCGCGAGGCCGCCGAGCGCGAGGAAGCCGAGCGCCGCGCGCGCCAGGAGGCACTCGAGGCCGAACAGCGCCGCCAGGCCGAACTCGCTGCCCGCAAGGCCGAGGAAGAGGCTGCCGCATCGCGCGCCGTGACCGAAGCCAACGAGGACACCTCGCGCAAGAAGGCCGAGGACGAGAAGGCCCGCGTCGCCGCCGAACGCGCCGAGGCGCAGAAGGCCGCCGACGAGGCCAAGGCTGCCGCCGACAAGGCCCGCGCCGAGCAGGAAGTTGCCGCGCGCAAGCGCCGCGAGGCGGCCGAAGCCGAAGCCCGTGCGATCCAGCAGATGCTGAACGCGCCGGCCCGCGTGCTGAAGGCGCCGTCCGAGCGCAAGGCCGAGGAAAAGAAGGCCGAGCAGACCGGTACGCTGCACAAGCCGGTCAAGCCGGCCGGCACCGAAGCCAAGCCGGGCGAGAAGAAGCCGGTGACCGCCACCGCCACCACCACCGACAAGAAGGGCAAGGTCGTCAAGGCCGGCACCTCGTCGACGTGGCAGGACGAAGGCAGCCGCAAGAAGGGCAGCGGCCTGAAGACGCGCGGCGATTCGTCGGGCGGCGTGGGCGGCTGGCGCGGTGGTCCGCGCGGTCGTGGCGGCCGTCAGCAGCAGCATGACGACAGCCGCAGCAACTTCCAGGCGCCGACCGAACCGGTGGTGCGCGAAGTGCACGTGCCGGAAACCATCTCGGTGGCCGACCTGGCCCACAAGATGGCGGTGAAGGCATCCGAGGTCATCAAGCAGATGATGAAGCTCGGCCAGATGGTGACGATCAACCAGGTGCTGGACCAGGAAACCGCCATGATCGTGGTGGAAGAAATGGGCCACAAGGCGTACGCCGCCAAGCTGGACGATCCGGAAGCGCTGCTGGTGGTCGACGGCGAAGAGCACGAAGACGCCGAACTGCTGCCGCGTCCGCCGGTGGTGACCGTGATGGGTCACGTCGACCACGGCAAGACCTCGCTGCTGGACTACATCCGCCGCACCAAGGTGGCCGCGGGCGAAGCCGGCGGCATTACGCAGCATATCGGTGCCTACCATGTGGAAACCGACCGCGGCGTGATCACCTTCCTGGACACCCCGGGCCACGAGGCCTTCACGGCCATGCGTGCGCGCGGTGCCAAGGCCACCGACATCGTGATCCTGGTGGTCGCGGCCGACGACGGCGTGATGCCGCAGACCAAGGAGGCGATCGCGCACGCCAAGGCTGCCGGCGTGCCGATCGTGGTGGCGATCAACAAGGTCGACAAGCCCGAAGCCAACCCGGACCGCGTCAAGCAGGAACTGGTGGCCGAGCAGGTGGTGCCGGAAGAATACGGCGGCGATTCGCCGTTCGTGCCGGTGTCCGCCAAGACCGGCGCCGGTATCGAGGACCTGCTCGAGCAGGTGTCGCTGCAGGCCGAAGTGCTGGAACTGAAGGCTCCGGTGGACGCCCCGGCCAAGGGCCTGGTGGTGGAAGCCCAGCTCGACAAGGGCAAGGGCCCGATCGCTACCATCCTGGTCAGCAGCGGCACGCTCAAGCGTGGCGATGTGGTGCTGGCTGGCAGCGCCTACGGCCGCGTGCGCGCCATGCTGGACGAGAACGGCAAGGCGACCAAGGAAGCCGGCCCGTCGATCCCGGTGGAAATCCAGGGCCTGTCGGAAGTGCCCGCCGCTGGCGAGGAAGTGCTGGTGCTGCCGGACGAGCGCAAGGCGCGCGAAATCGCGCTGTTCCGCCAGGGCAAGTTCCGCGACGTGAAGCTGGCCAAGCAACAGGCCGCCAAGCTCGAGAACATGCTCGAGCAGATGGCCGAAGGCGAAGTCCAGACGTTGCCGCTGATCGTCAAGGCCGACGTGCAGGGTTCGCAGGAAGCGCTGGTGCAGTCGCTGCAGAAGCTGTCGACCGCCGAGGTGCGGGTGCAGATCGTGCACGGCGGCGTGGGTGGCATCTCCGAGTCCGACGTCAACCTGGCGACGGCCTCGAAGGCGGTCATCATCGGCTTCAACGTGCGTGCCGATGCGGGCGCGCGCAAGCTGGCCGAGCACAACGGCATCGATATCCGCTACTACAACATCATTTACGATGCGGTAGACGAGATCAAGGCGGCGATGTCGGGCATGCTGGCGCCGGAGAAGCGCGAAACCACCACCGGCACGGTCGAGGTGCGCCAGGTGTTCCGCGTGCCAAAGGTCGGCACGGTGGCCGGCTGTATGGTCACCGACGGCGTGGTCAAGCGCAATTCGCTGGTGCGCGTGCTGCGCAACAACGTGGTCATCCACGACGGCGAGTTGGATTCGCTCAAGCGCTTCAAGGACGACGTCAAGGAAGTCAAGCAAGGCTTCGAGTGCGGTCTGTCGATCAAGAACTTCAACGATGTTCAGGAAGGCGACCAGCTCGAGGTGTACGAAATCACAGAGGTGGCGCGCACGCTGTAA
- the nusA gene encoding transcription termination factor NusA — MSREVLLLVDALAREKNVDKDVVFGALEAALASATKKRFEEDVDIRVAIDRESGEHETFRRWLVVPDELGLQEPDKQILLFEAREENPSIELGDYIEQQIESVEFGRIGAQAAKQVILQRIRDAEREQILNDYLDRGEKIMTGTVKRADKKGLIVESGRVEALLARDQIIPKENLRTGDRVRAYILNVDRAARGPQIELSRTAPDFLIKLFENEVPEMEQGLLEIKAAARDPGVRAKIAVVAHDKRIDPIGTCVGVRGTRVTAVRNEIGGEAVDIVLWSEDPAQFVIGALAPAQVQSIVVDEEKHSMDVVVDEENLAVAIGRSGQNVRLASELTGWQINIMTQEESAQKQAEESDVVRKLFMSKLDVDEEVADILIEEGFSTLEEVAYVPISEMMEIEAFDEDTVNELRNRARDALLTMELAREEKVEEVSQDLRSLDGLNPELIGKLAEGDIHTRDDLAELAVDELVEMTGVSEEEAKSLIMKAREHWFN; from the coding sequence ATGAGCCGCGAAGTTCTGTTGCTCGTCGATGCGCTTGCGCGTGAGAAGAACGTCGACAAGGATGTGGTATTCGGTGCCCTGGAGGCGGCGCTCGCCTCGGCCACCAAGAAGCGTTTCGAGGAAGACGTGGATATCCGTGTCGCGATCGATCGCGAGTCGGGCGAGCATGAAACCTTCCGCCGCTGGCTGGTCGTTCCCGACGAACTGGGCCTGCAGGAGCCGGACAAGCAGATCCTGCTGTTCGAGGCCCGCGAGGAAAACCCTAGCATCGAGCTGGGCGACTATATCGAGCAGCAGATCGAGTCGGTCGAGTTCGGCCGCATCGGCGCGCAGGCGGCCAAGCAGGTGATCCTGCAGCGCATCCGCGACGCCGAGCGCGAGCAGATCCTGAACGACTACCTCGATCGCGGCGAGAAGATCATGACCGGCACGGTCAAGCGCGCCGACAAGAAGGGCCTGATCGTCGAGTCCGGCCGCGTCGAAGCGCTGCTGGCGCGCGACCAGATCATCCCCAAGGAAAACCTGCGCACCGGCGACCGCGTGCGCGCCTATATCCTGAATGTGGACCGCGCCGCGCGCGGCCCGCAGATCGAGCTGTCGCGCACCGCGCCTGACTTCCTGATCAAGCTCTTCGAGAACGAAGTGCCGGAGATGGAACAGGGCCTGCTGGAGATCAAGGCGGCTGCCCGCGACCCGGGCGTGCGCGCCAAGATCGCGGTGGTCGCGCACGACAAGCGCATCGACCCGATCGGCACCTGCGTGGGCGTGCGCGGCACGCGCGTCACCGCGGTGCGCAACGAGATCGGCGGCGAGGCGGTGGACATCGTGCTGTGGTCGGAAGACCCGGCGCAGTTCGTGATCGGCGCGCTGGCGCCGGCGCAAGTGCAGTCGATCGTGGTCGATGAAGAGAAGCACAGCATGGACGTGGTGGTCGACGAGGAAAACCTCGCCGTCGCCATCGGCCGCAGCGGTCAGAACGTGCGCCTGGCGTCCGAGCTGACCGGCTGGCAGATCAACATCATGACGCAGGAAGAATCGGCGCAGAAGCAGGCCGAAGAGAGCGATGTGGTGCGCAAGCTGTTCATGTCCAAGCTGGACGTGGACGAGGAAGTCGCCGACATCCTGATCGAGGAAGGCTTCTCCACGCTGGAAGAAGTGGCTTATGTCCCCATCAGTGAAATGATGGAGATCGAGGCCTTTGACGAAGACACCGTCAACGAGCTGCGCAATCGCGCGCGTGATGCGCTCCTGACGATGGAACTGGCCCGGGAAGAAAAGGTGGAAGAGGTGTCGCAGGACCTGCGCTCGCTCGACGGCCTCAACCCGGAACTGATCGGCAAGCTGGCCGAAGGCGATATCCATACGCGTGACGACCTGGCCGAACTGGCCGTGGACGAGCTGGTCGAGATGACCGGTGTCAGCGAGGAAGAAGCCAAGTCGCTGATCATGAAAGCACGGGAACATTGGTTCAACTGA
- the rimP gene encoding ribosome maturation factor RimP, protein MHLADLIETTLSGMGYELVELERAPAGLLRVYIDQPETGIAIEDCEKVSRQLTHVFTVENVDYERLEVSSPGLDRPLKKLADFIRFAGAEARVTLRLPVNGQKNFTGILREPTGAAGEEKIGLEFEGKDGPALLEFAVSDVDKARLVPVIDFKGNQRKGNKQ, encoded by the coding sequence GTGCATCTGGCAGATTTGATCGAAACCACCCTAAGCGGCATGGGATATGAGCTGGTCGAGCTCGAGCGTGCCCCGGCCGGATTGCTGCGTGTCTATATCGATCAGCCTGAAACCGGCATTGCCATCGAGGATTGTGAAAAGGTGAGCCGCCAGCTCACCCACGTGTTTACGGTCGAGAACGTCGACTATGAACGCCTCGAGGTCTCGTCGCCCGGACTGGACCGGCCGCTGAAGAAGCTGGCCGACTTCATCCGCTTTGCCGGCGCGGAGGCGCGCGTGACGCTGCGCCTGCCCGTCAACGGCCAGAAGAACTTCACCGGCATCCTGCGCGAGCCCACCGGCGCCGCGGGCGAAGAGAAGATCGGCCTGGAGTTCGAGGGCAAGGATGGCCCAGCGCTGCTGGAATTTGCCGTATCCGATGTCGACAAGGCACGCCTGGTGCCGGTGATCGACTTCAAAGGAAATCAAAGAAAAGGGAACAAGCAATGA